TTTAAGATACTCTCATTTTTTTACCTTCTCAACAGGTGGGTGGGTTGGATTTTTCTCATATGATACAATTCGTTACGCGGAGAAGAAAAAGCTTCCTTTCTCTAGCGCTCCAGAAGATGACAGAAATCTGCCTGACGTTCATCTTGGACTGTATGATGACGTAATCGTTTTTGATCACGTGGACAAGGTACACCGGTTGATTTTATGTGGATCATTTGTCATTAACAATTTTGCAGCCTTATGATTCTTCCTTCTCAATAGTCTCACATTGATATCTCTTTATCTCAAGTTTGCGCTTTGTAGCTTTCATTTCTTCTTATTTCATATTGGGATCATCAATGGACATTATATCTATGATATTCTTCTCAGaaagcatatataatccattggGTGCGCTTAGATCAATATTCATCTGCTAAAAAAGCTTACAACGAAGGAATGAAACGCTTGGAAAGATTGGTTTCAAAAGTTCAAGACATTGATTCGTGAGTATTTTACATTTCATCCTTAAATTATGAATATTGTCATTTTGTATACCTATGCGTTTATCACCATTTTGCAGTCCACGGCTAGCTCCAGCTCGTGTTGATTTCTGCACTCCTGATTTTGACGTTTCTCAATACAAGAGGAACATGACAAGCGAGGAATACATGAAGGGTGTTTTAGAGGCTAAAGAGCATATTTTGGCTGGGGATATCTTTCAAATTGTTTTGAGTCAACGCTTTGAAAGAAGGACATTTGCTGACCCATTCGAAGTATACAGAGCTCTGAGAGTTGCGAATCCAAGTCCATATATGAGTTACTTGcaggttgtttttttgtttgggtCTAGTATTCAGTAGTTTTAATGAGTCAAGAACTCAACATACCATTTTCACTTTTGCTCCATGTCAGGTTAGAGGTTGCGTTATGGTTGCTTCGAGCCCAGAAATTCTTGTTCGTGTTAATAAGGTAAACTTATAGCTTGATATCAGTTTGTCTTTGATGATGTGCTCATTTTACATGGTTGAAATTATCAACATTTATTTGTCATATGGACAAACACACCTGACACATTTGAATGTTGCTGTATTGACAGAAAAAGGTTGTTAATCGACCTTTGGCTGGGACAACTAAACGAGGGAAGACAAGCGCTGAGGATGAAATGTTGGAGATGAACCTTTTACAGGATGAGAAGCAATGCGCAGAACATATTATGCTGGTTGATCTGGGCAGGAACGATGTTGGCAAGGTTTGTTTATTGTTCATATTTGACATTACTCTTTTTAGACAAAAATTATACTGAAATCTAGAAGGAAACTTTTGACACCATATCtctattttctgtttttgataACATGATTGTAATAAAATTACAGAAATTAGTCCTAATATTATATGAATAGTTAGTTAAGTAGCGAGGATTAACATGCTTTACATTCACTTGTTACTCCATACATTATTTCTTCTGTACTTGGGGATGGGGGGAGATGTGGAGTGTTTGAACCATCGATCTCAACATAATGAAAATGATTTTAAATTGGAATATTTGGCCTTTCTATCCAATCAAGATCGTGTCTTATCTGATGTacctatatttataattttttgccAGGTTTCCAAATCTGGTTCAGTCAAAGTGGAAAAGCTCAAAACTATTGAACGATATTCCCATGTGATGCACATAAGCTCCACTGTAAGAATATGATTTTAGTTGTATAGTTTCTTATTGAATCGCCATTGTTTTTTTCCGGTTGCTCAAGAACTATTCCATATTCCGTGGTAAATTATGATTATAGGTAACTGGGGAGTTACTAGATCATCTGACGGCTTGGGATGCACTGCGTGCTGCACTTCCCGTTGGAACAGTTAGTGGAGCACCAAAGGTAACGATGCAGCTCTTGCTTATACGAGTTTATGCACTGAATTTAACTCGACTAAACCACAATGATATCTCTCTCTCCAACGGGTATCTTCATGATATATATGCTGACACAAGACTTAGTCACTAGTATTAATTCTTGTTTAGTGCTTCTCTTGCTAAAATCACAAACAATTCCGGATGTGCTATATTGTTTTCTCGTATTTGTGAGTCGATAAGATTCGTGTTTTGTGTCCCCTTCTTCAGGTGAGGGCTATGGAGCTGATTGATGAATTCGAACCAACAAGGCGAGGACCATACAGCGGTGGGTTCGGAGGGGTCTCCTTCATAGGCGACATGGACATCGCGTTGACTCTGAGGACAATCGTCTTCCCCACTGGAGTCCGTTACGACACAATGTATTCGTACAAGGACGGCAACAGGCGCCAGGAATGGATAGCGCACCTCCAATCGGGTGCTGGAATCGTGGCCGATAGCCAACCAGAGGACGAGCAACTCGAGTGTGAACGCAAATCTGCTGGTCTGGCCCGGGCCATCGATCTGGCTGAGTCGGCTTTCGTCAACAACGCTGCCCCAGAACCAGCAAGGGCGGATAGCTCTCCCCCGGCCCAGCTCCGCAGTCGGGAGTTGATTGCTCATAACGGAGCTATGGTGCCTGATTTGGAATCTAACTAGCTTTGTTAGAATAGTGTTTGTTATGCTCTAGCGTTTTACAAAGTACAGTATATCAGGGCTCATGCTTTAGGCTTACTAGCTCAATGCAAgtgctcttttttttttcttcttgctTTGTCCTTTTAGTTTTTATATGTAAATTATGTTGAAACTACAATTTTTTCCCTTCAAATAGAATCAGTGGTTTCACATTTGCTCTCAGACTCTCGAACTTTTGGTTAGAGGGGAATCGTCTTACCAAACAAATTCGATCTATTGTCATGTTGAAAGGCAAATTGTCGAGGGAAAGGCTATCGTCTTACCGTTGCGGCTCACTTGTCTTCGAGTCGATATAAACCCTCCAAGGCCGGTTGATGTCAAAACCACAGGGTTAATTTCTCTGAACTATGCTAATTAAATTCTTTCTAATTTGTTATACTACTATACTTGCATTTTGTATCATTCAAAGTCTCAAATCAAAATATTCATTCTTTCATGTaccaatcaaataaaaactaCATTAAGCCTAAAACTCCCCGGGAGCACTAGTGTTCATCCACCTTTAGAGTCTTAACATACTTCTAACCACGTGCTACATGCGGCATGTATGATGCAAAATATCAATGCTATAATGCAAATAAACATTAATGAACACTATAATGGATTTACACTGGTTGCATTATAGACTGTTTATTTTGAATTATAGGCAATTTATGTTACATTATAGACATTGACTCAAATAATGCAACAAAACCTATCTATAATGCAATCCGTCTACATATATATCCGTGTAAATCAATCTACAAAGTCTATTAacgttttttttttgcattgtAATGCTATTATTTTGCCTCTTACGTGCCACATGTCAGTACCAGGTTAGATGTatgttataattttaaattgagtTATTTTTGAAGTGTAAATAAAAATTACGCTCTCCGTCcttcaagaatatgcactctttcctttttagtccgtcccacaagaatatgcactttctaattttggaaagccATTCCTCTCTAACAAGGTGGAAC
This DNA window, taken from Salvia splendens isolate huo1 chromosome 18, SspV2, whole genome shotgun sequence, encodes the following:
- the LOC121777467 gene encoding anthranilate synthase alpha subunit 1, chloroplastic-like, yielding MAMQMQMQALTFSQKPSLAVWRASPPSVAAVSRRSGSSTVSLRLRTTFRCSSSRMSALEVDEKRFVEAAETGNIIPLYKCIFSDHLTPVLAYRCLVKEDDREAPSFLFESVEPGFRSSSVGRYSVLGAQPAVEVLAKEHKVTILDHASGKIVERFVEDPMIVPRSISESWRPQLVDDLPEAFCGGWVGFFSYDTIRYAEKKKLPFSSAPEDDRNLPDVHLGLYDDVIVFDHVDKKAYIIHWVRLDQYSSAKKAYNEGMKRLERLVSKVQDIDSPRLAPARVDFCTPDFDVSQYKRNMTSEEYMKGVLEAKEHILAGDIFQIVLSQRFERRTFADPFEVYRALRVANPSPYMSYLQVRGCVMVASSPEILVRVNKKKVVNRPLAGTTKRGKTSAEDEMLEMNLLQDEKQCAEHIMLVDLGRNDVGKVSKSGSVKVEKLKTIERYSHVMHISSTVTGELLDHLTAWDALRAALPVGTVSGAPKVRAMELIDEFEPTRRGPYSGGFGGVSFIGDMDIALTLRTIVFPTGVRYDTMYSYKDGNRRQEWIAHLQSGAGIVADSQPEDEQLECERKSAGLARAIDLAESAFVNNAAPEPARADSSPPAQLRSRELIAHNGAMVPDLESN